One segment of Anastrepha obliqua isolate idAnaObli1 chromosome 3, idAnaObli1_1.0, whole genome shotgun sequence DNA contains the following:
- the LOC129242065 gene encoding uncharacterized protein LOC129242065 — MYMANDRVPSREESLREKITKFTLVSYLLLATATAIATALPLQRLQRDVSELLPPQPSYSYLPPEAKLALPEDAQSTTVEPIVAETEAPATADAESDAMLEGTALGANGYEYRTVRRLKYRQRIRRDVSHLSPSYLPPSPSYLPPSANTDDSDVVNAAQPKIAPIYLPPTVEDVSTAAPIVVEEEMETEPPVAQEEEQEVPAQPEVRAQEEEAPQDSAILMDDGYHYKQPAEEMPLPKAVSESEYLPPLEEGQAEAEGPEESAVLADDGYHYRAIKRLRL; from the exons ATGTACATGGCTAATGATCGAGTACCTTCACGAGAAGAAAGTTTAAGGGAAAAGATaact AAATTCACTCTAGTATCGTACCTGTTGCTGGCTACAGCCACTGCTATCGCAACAGCCTTGCCACTGCAACGATTGCAACGTGACGTTTCCGAGTTGCTACCACCACAACCATCCTACAGCTATCTGCCACCCGAAGCCAAACTTGCTCTACCCGAAGACGCGCAGTCGACTACAGTTGAACCTATTGTGGCTGAGACTGAAGCACCCGCCACCGCCGATGCCGAATCTGATGCCATGTTAGAAGGAACTGCTCTTGGTGCCAACGGCTATGAATACCGCACCGTACGCCGTCTTAAGTACCGCCAACGCATACGCCGTGACGTCTCGCACTTATCGCCTTCCTACCTGCCACCAAGCCCATCGTATTTGCCCCCAAGTGCGAACACTGATGACTCAGATGTAGTGAACGCTGCCCAACCTAAAATCGCTCCGATCTATTTGCCTCCAACTGTTGAGGACGTCAGCACAGCAGCACCAATTGTTGTGGAAGAAGAAATGGAAACTGAACCACCAGTAGCACAAGAGGAGGAACAAGAAGTGCCAGCTCAACCAGAAGTACGTGCTCAGGAAGAAGAAGCACCACAAGATAGCGCCATACTAATGGATGACGGCTATCACTACAAGCAACCGGCGGAAGAAATGCCTCTGCCAAAGGCAGTAAGCGAGAGTGAGTACTTGCCACCACTAGAGGAAGGTCAAGCGGAGGCTGAGGGTCCTGAGGAAAGCGCTGTACTAGCCGATGATGGGTACCATTATCGCGCTATCAAGCGTTTAAGATTGTAA